From Bacteroides sp., the proteins below share one genomic window:
- a CDS encoding class I SAM-dependent methyltransferase, with product MAKEFWDQRYAEDGFVYGHHPNIFFCKKLGKLAPGRLLLPGEGEGRNAVYAARRGWEVVAFDQSTKGREKALKLASQKKVNIEYQVCKTDDFEAEQESFDCLALIFVHFHAEERKRIHQKLFSYLKPGGTLIMEVFSKDQLGRESGGPQHIDLLYLEKDLCEDFPRLQSFHIEQTEIELKEGRYHEGKASVIRLVGKK from the coding sequence ATGGCAAAGGAATTCTGGGATCAGCGTTATGCTGAAGATGGATTTGTATACGGACATCACCCGAATATTTTTTTCTGTAAAAAACTCGGGAAGCTTGCCCCAGGCAGGTTGTTGCTTCCCGGAGAAGGGGAGGGGCGGAATGCAGTATATGCAGCCAGGCGAGGCTGGGAGGTTGTTGCTTTCGATCAGAGCACCAAGGGTAGGGAGAAAGCCCTGAAGCTGGCTTCCCAGAAAAAGGTAAACATTGAATATCAGGTTTGCAAGACTGATGATTTTGAGGCAGAACAGGAGTCTTTTGATTGCCTGGCCCTTATCTTTGTGCATTTTCATGCCGAGGAAAGAAAGCGGATTCACCAAAAGTTGTTTTCTTATCTAAAACCGGGTGGCACACTGATTATGGAGGTATTTTCGAAAGATCAACTAGGAAGAGAATCGGGCGGACCGCAGCATATTGATTTGCTTTATTTGGAAAAAGATCTGTGTGAAGATTTTCCCAGATTGCAATCTTTTCATATAGAGCAAACAGAAATTGAATTGAAGGAGGGAAGGTACCACGAAGGCAAAGCCTCAGTGATTAGGCTGGTAGGAAAAAAATAA
- a CDS encoding DUF2846 domain-containing protein: protein MKKHLSLVVILFGMFISVFAQEPETGRIVFYREQNFQGSAVSIPVYVNHKQVVKLKNNSYFEYDCIPGDYAFSLNRKGEAPLTLRVEAGETYYLRLGFRMSFWSSVPEMLLVEGASAVPAISSGQMRQITPEMLNLTRPSNRIGINLAAGFGFKNHPFFEIEGGGKSKISLGGGVAIGLKYGREFGKHFDLSSELNYQFSNLRPPITNGDVTFSRGILSVTPSYIIPIREGDEMRVKLGAGLDYYWSNRLKIESSSIPGGFNDIWTYQNALGPHFNAILEMNLSDKASFIYGLKFYHVGYTFNSAERFTPEEVSFPELRETSGAGMDMLLGFFLYF, encoded by the coding sequence ATGAAAAAGCACCTGAGCCTGGTTGTTATCCTATTTGGAATGTTTATTTCTGTATTTGCCCAGGAACCGGAAACGGGCCGCATTGTATTTTACCGTGAGCAAAATTTCCAGGGCTCAGCAGTGTCCATACCGGTTTATGTGAATCATAAGCAGGTAGTGAAGCTTAAGAACAATTCTTACTTTGAATACGACTGCATTCCTGGGGATTATGCATTCAGCCTGAATCGCAAGGGCGAGGCGCCTTTAACCTTGCGGGTAGAGGCAGGGGAGACGTATTATCTTCGCTTAGGGTTCAGGATGAGTTTTTGGAGCAGCGTTCCTGAGATGCTGCTTGTGGAAGGTGCCTCTGCAGTCCCTGCAATCAGCTCCGGGCAGATGCGTCAGATAACCCCTGAAATGCTTAACCTTACTCGTCCTTCCAATAGGATCGGCATTAACCTTGCTGCAGGTTTTGGTTTTAAGAACCATCCATTTTTTGAGATTGAGGGTGGAGGAAAATCAAAGATCAGCTTAGGAGGAGGGGTTGCCATTGGGCTGAAGTATGGCAGGGAGTTCGGCAAGCATTTTGACCTGAGCTCAGAGTTGAATTATCAGTTCAGCAACCTCAGGCCGCCAATTACCAATGGAGACGTTACCTTCTCACGGGGTATTCTTTCGGTTACGCCTTCCTATATTATCCCCATTCGAGAGGGCGATGAGATGCGCGTTAAACTTGGGGCAGGACTCGATTACTACTGGAGTAACCGCCTGAAAATTGAAAGCAGCAGCATACCGGGAGGATTTAATGATATATGGACTTATCAAAATGCCCTTGGACCGCATTTTAATGCCATCCTTGAGATGAACCTCTCTGATAAAGCTTCTTTTATTTATGGCTTAAAGTTCTACCACGTTGGGTATACTTTTAATTCTGCAGAGCGTTTCACTCCTGAGGAAGTTTCTTTTCCAGAACTGAGGGAAACCTCTGGTGCAGGAATGGATATGCTGCTGGGCTTTTTTCTGTATTTCTGA